TTACAACAAGCAGCCTAGGTTTAATGTTAATACTCAATACTTTACTATTACTAATTAATTTATTAATACTTGAACAGGCATCAATTAATAACTCATTATTAATAAGTAATGATATAGAATTATCCCCCTCCACGTTAGGCGCCTTAACCTCATTATCACATATTACGCTTATTGCTAATTTACCATTAGCGTTCATTTTCACTAAGTGAATAATTATGTAAGAAAATAAATCTTTTCTCACACCCACTGACACTTGGTAAGGTTTTAAATGGGTATTAGAGTTAAAAATGGGATGTTTACTCAACAAAACAATCTAAGGAGTAAGGTACTTAGGTATCTATGGCCAATACTATTCACAATAGTATTCGCATTAGTTGGGGCTTGGGGTAATGTATCCCATGAAACCTCTATCACGTACATAATAGTTATTGCATATCTGGCAATATTCTTTGGAATAGTCATAACAATAGGTATTAGGAGTACCAGAGTTAGATTTAGGGAGATTGAGGAGTACATGAAGTCCACAAAGTCGGGGGCTATAGAAAAGCTTACACGCGATGATTTCATGAAGGCCATGGAAAAGGACACTGAATATGCACAGGAAATGAACAAGTTCGTAAAGGCTCAGATGAAAAATCTAGTGATTCTCATGGTCGTCCTAATAGGATTACTAATGCTCTATACATACGTACTTTCAGGACCATTTATTACCCTGGCAAAGTACATATCAAATGCTGTAAATATTGGTTACTACCTAAAGCCC
This is a stretch of genomic DNA from Vulcanisaeta moutnovskia 768-28. It encodes these proteins:
- a CDS encoding DUF2208 family protein → MFTQQNNLRSKVLRYLWPILFTIVFALVGAWGNVSHETSITYIIVIAYLAIFFGIVITIGIRSTRVRFREIEEYMKSTKSGAIEKLTRDDFMKAMEKDTEYAQEMNKFVKAQMKNLVILMVVLIGLLMLYTYVLSGPFITLAKYISNAVNIGYYLKPWFTQTIEEANLYYAYFIDYLIYFGVFFVLMYVIFRMMRMPFMTTNVQVTDYPYTVTKELIIFKDAMLIDGMYLLKSPIPVKQIIINEKRRFIEFQLSKPLSGLPYTKIRIYHKSPRELWDKVMKNLFKVEDSTAK